From one Branchiostoma floridae strain S238N-H82 chromosome 3, Bfl_VNyyK, whole genome shotgun sequence genomic stretch:
- the LOC118411793 gene encoding fibropellin-1-like, which produces MGPSIRLSTLLLLLCAISLIFLLVDARKRKKRRKNPTCYELTIPNTIRTGCAPPYVKGEICYFSCKPGCRTGKGAARRKCKVRPARWAGGKGLKCNCPSPCTDSPPDVPNTSDNKNCTPTTYPYRSGTICYYHCIPGYVDVWGQDFKRCVDGRWIGSDLVCDRDDCAAVVCQNGGTCHDGEDSYTCECAVGYEGDHCERDIDDCSSVICHNGGICIDGVNSYRCHCAPGYEGDRCEINIDDCSSVICQNGGICIDGVNSYRCHCAPGYEGDHCETNIDDCYSGICQNGGTCIDDVNSYRCDCASGYEGDHCQTNIDDCSSVICQNGGICIDGVNSYRCHCAPGYEGDHCETSNDLCSSVICQNGGTCIDHVFRYICNCALGFEGDHCETNIDDCSPGICQNGGICIDGVNSYSCRCTHGYRGDHCELRPGRPCTRSPPDVPNTSDDKTCTSTRFPYSAGTICYYQCNPGYVNVSGQDFKECEDGQWMGVDLVCDIDDCSSVICENGGTCIDGVDTYSCDCAPGYFGDHCEIVDGGWSDWSAWYRDYCASVIFQIEGTSIDGSNSEIHDASQSRLQRLERTLSVLGEYWRM; this is translated from the exons ATGGG TCCCAGCATCAGGTTATCCACCCTGCTCCTCCTCCTCTGCGCTATTTCACTCATCTTTCTTCTGGTTGATGccaggaagaggaagaagaggagaaagaaCC CAACGTGCTACGAACTGACCATCCCAAACACAATCCGGACTGGCTGTGCACCACCCTATGTCAAGGGAGAGATCTGTTATTTTAGTTGTAAGCCCGGATGCAGGACGGGTAAGGGGGCCGCTAGAAGGAAGTGCAAGGTCAGGCCAGCTCGATGGGCTGGAGGAAAAGGATTAAAGTGCaatt GCCCAAGCCCCTGTACAGACTCCCCGCCAGACGTACCAAACACGAGCGATAATAAGAACTGCACGCCAACCACGTATCCCTACCGATCAGGAACTATCTGCTACTACCACTGTATCCCCGGGTACGTCGATGTCTGGGGACAGGACTTTAAGCGATGTGTGGATGGACGGTGGATAGGAAGTGATCTCGTTTGTG ACAGAGACGACTGTGCTGCTGTGGtctgtcaaaatggcggaacttgCCACGACGGCGAAGACAGCTACACTTGTGAATGTGCTGTTGGCTATGAAGGAGATCATTGTGAAAGAG ATATCGACGACTGTTCTTCTGTGATTTGTCACAATGGCGGAATTTGCATTGATGGAGTCAACAGCTACAGATGTcattgtgctcctggctatgaaggaGACCGTTGTGAAATAA ACATCGACGACTGTTCTTCTGTAatatgtcaaaatggcggaatttGCATTGATGGCGTCAACAGCTACAGGTGTCactgtgctcctggctatgaaggaGATCATTGTGAAACAA ACATCGACGACTGTTATTCTGGGatatgtcaaaatggcggaacttgCATTGATGACGTCAACAGCTACAGATGTGATTGCGCTTCTGGCTATGAAGGAGATCATTGTCAGACAA ACATCGACGACTGCTCTTCTGTGATCTGTCAAAATGGTGGAATTTGCATTGATGGAGTCAACAGCTACAGATGTcattgtgctcctggctatgaaggaGATCATTGTGAAACAA GCAACGACCTCTGTTCTTCTGTCATCTGTCAAAATGGCGGTACTTGCATTGACCATGTCTTCAGATATATCTGCAATTGTGCTCTTGGCTTTGAAGGAgatcactgtgaaacaa ACATTGACGACTGTTCTCCTGGTATTTGTCAGAATGGTGGGATTTGCATTGACGGCGTCAACAGCTACAGCTGTAGATGTACTCATGGTTATAGAGGAGACCATTGTGAATTAC GCCCGGGACGCCCCTGTACACGCTCCCCGCCAGACGTACCAAATACGAGCGATGATAAGACCTGCACGTCAACAAGGTTTCCCTACAGCGCGGGAACAATCTGCTACTACCAATGCAATCCAGGCTATGTCAACGTCAGTGGACAGGACTTTAAGGAATGTGAAGATGGACAATGGATGGGTGTTGATCTTGTTTGCG ACATCGACGACTGTTCTTCTGTGATATGTGAAAATGGCGGAACTTGTATTGACGGCGTCGACACTTACAGCTGTgattgtgctcctggctattTCGGAGATCATTGTGAAATAG
- the LOC118412245 gene encoding post-GPI attachment to proteins factor 4-like gives MMQGCTIFRRPVCDVLILYIGMFCVVLPILCHRLHYSIYYSQTLHMGKTDSFAYAMKVNDDRKNLAQISLLSRSSATSHLMPNADSKVKLAIGFVSVSRQVKMRDGSLYNPGYLLQSVEAILRENPSNETRLVVCNVDSDPSSNVDAAFLSSFVPVHSRYLERNVVSPLGLKERFKKEREDYIYCLEEALSFDPEFVLILEDDALAIPGVLDVIYHVIQTKIDKKYRGFELTENNYTKTFFKLFTPTYMQNDFHTTKPKRIFVHIYELIGIGIIGGTIITFVHTLFFNKGLKRSYATIYGLFVAGVVCSILAALAVSRVHLMEWRRISKHFYVMFQADNCCTPAIMYRKDTAVDFLRYLQTRRHDDSPIDGDMNGLVVSHGYRRFAVEPNLFSHIGMFSSIQKKINRGFLHGFV, from the coding sequence ATGATGCAAGGCTGTACTATCTTCCGGCGCCCTGTGTGCGATGTGCTTATCCTGTACATCGGGATGTTCTGCGTCGTTCTGCCCATTCTCTGCCACAGACTACACTATTCCATCTACTACAGCCAAACCCTTCACATGGGAAAGACTGATTCCTTCGCTTACGCAATGAAGGTAAACGATGATCGCAAGAACCTGGCGCAAATATCACTCCTCTCGCGATCATCTGCGACGTCTCACCTGATGCCAAATGCAGACTCCAAAGTAAAGCTAGCTATTGGGTTTGTTTCGGTCAGCAGACAAGTCAAAATGCGGGACGGAAGTCTCTACAATCCAGGATATCTTCTGCAGTCTGTCGAAGCGATCCTTCGAGAAAATCCATCCAACGAAACTCGACTTGTCGTTTGTAACGTAGACTCTGACCCGTCCTCCAATGTTGATGCTGCCTTTCTGTCGTCATTCGTTCCCGTTCACTCCAGATATCTGGAACGAAATGTAGTTTCACCGTTAGGGTTGAAGGAAAGGttcaagaaagagagagaagacTACATTTACTGTTTGGAAGAAGCCCTATCTTTCGACCCGGAGTTTGTACTTATCTTAGAAGACGATGCTCTCGCGATTCCTGGTGTATTAGATGTCATTTACCACGTtattcagacaaaaattgaCAAGAAGTACAGAGGTTTTGAGCTGACAGAAAACAACTACACCAAAACATTCTTCAAGCTTTTTACTCCAACATATATGCAAAATGACTTTCATACTACTAAACCAAAACGTATCTTTGTTCATATCTATGAACTCATTGGAATAGGCATCATAGGAGGAACAATTATAACTTTTGTCCATACGCTATTTTTCAACAAAGGACTAAAAAGATCCTACGCCACTATCTATGGACTCTTTGTGGCTGGTGTCGTCTGTAGTATACTTGCAGCCTTAGCAGTTTCTAGAGTGCATCTTATGGAGTGGAGGAGAATTTCTAAACACTTCTATGTGATGTTTCAGGCTGACAACTGTTGCACGCCTGCAATTATGTACCGGAAAGACACTGCAGTAGACTTCTTGAGATATCTGCAGACAAGGAGGCATGACGATTCGCCTATAGACGGAGACATGAATGGTCTTGTAGTATCCCACGGTTACAGAAGATTTGCCGTAGAGCCAAACCTGTTTTCACATATCGGGATGTTCTCGTCTATACAAAAGAAGATTAACAGAGGCTTTCTCCATGGCTTTGTGTAA